The following proteins are co-located in the Pomacea canaliculata isolate SZHN2017 linkage group LG8, ASM307304v1, whole genome shotgun sequence genome:
- the LOC112570498 gene encoding uncharacterized protein LOC112570498, whose amino-acid sequence MTSKLSCLYEGDAGKDGEIKLEEGVLKAIPALPEIIFHPSTTVTKSDILDFKEEGFLLHNLLSTSECSHFITEGEKAGFEAIPGVRDDYRSSQRITFDSPALANLLWERIKAWVPVINISGDPHEKHIHGVTFLMQGTWQPLGLNSMFRLCRYLPGGHFAPHFDGHFVRSAQERSLQTFMLYLNGNFEGGSTNFIHEDQHLFKNEDGKYCAEEKNIICSIQPEAGLAIIFNHHRLHEGQQLKDGVKYILRTDIMFHNISQGIKTPSQDKALELLQEAERKEASGDCLEAAELYRKAFKLSPELAASYGN is encoded by the exons ATGACTTCGAAATTATCATGTCTGTATGAAGGTGATGCAGGTAAAGATGGAGAAATAAAGTTAGAAGAGGGAGTACTTAAAGCCATTCCAGCATTACCAGAAATCATATTCCATCCATCAACAACTGTAACAAAAAGTGACATTCTGGATTTTAAGGAGGAAGGATTTTTATTACACAATCTTCTCTCAACATCAGAGTGTAGTCATTTTATTACCGAAGGTGAAAAGGCTGGATTTGAAGCGATCCCTGGCGTTAGGGATGATTACAGGAGTTCACAGCG GATAACATTTGATAGTCCAGCACTTGCTAATCTTCTCTGGGAAAGAATCAAAGCCTGGGTGCCAGTCATCAATATTAGTGGAGATCCCCATGAAAAGCATATTCATGGAGTTACTTTTCTTATGCAGGGTACATGGCAACCCCTGGGACTCAACagt ATGTTCCGGTTGTGTCGCTATTTGCCTGGAGGCCATTTTGCTCCACACTTTGATGGCCACTTTGTACGCAGTGCTCAGGAACGATCATTGCAAACATTTATGCTGTACCTGAATGGTAACTTTGAAGGGGGTAGCACTAACTTCATCCATGAAGATCAACATTTGTTCAAG AATGAAGATGGGAAATACTGTGctgaagagaaaaacattatctGCAGTATCCAACCTGAAGCAGGACTTGCAATTATTTTCAACCATCATCGACTCCACGAAGGCCAGCAATTGAA AGATggagttaaatatattttgagaacGGACATTATGTTTCACAATATAAGCCAAGGAATCAAAACACCTTCTCAAGACAAAGCTCTTGAATTACTTcaagaagcagaaagaaaagag gCATCAGGTGATTGTTTGGAAGCAGCAGAACTTTACCGAAAAGCATTTAAGCTGTCACCTGAACTTGCAGCTTCCTATGGAAACTAA